The Acetobacter ghanensis DNA segment AAACCATGCATGACGCTAAAACCGTTGCGCCAGGATATGACATTTATGCTCTCCATGACGAATGGGTTTCATGGTGGCACGACATGGGGAAACCCGAGCTTAAAAGCCCTGCCGGTGCCTTTATTGGCTTTTGTAAAAAACGGCACGAACGCAGCCCAATGCGCTGAACTCTAGTGCATGCTGTCATGCGTACATGCGTACATAAAAACATGACAGCATGTAATCCTAACTACTTGCCTACAGGACTTTCTCCCATCTTGCGTAGCCAGTCGTTAAACGCGTCGGCCATCGCGTCCTGTAAACTCATTCCATGCTTTCTGGCGGTCATATGCATGGCAAATGACATTTCTGGGCTAAAATAACCAGTCATGGCTTTCTTGCCTTGACGGCTCGGCGCAACCGGCTTGCTGTCTGTGGCAGTAACCTTACTTTCTGATGTGGCTACAGCCGACGATATTGCGGAATCACGATCCCGCAACGATAGTAGAGACCCCTTCCGGCTCATGCGCTAGCTCTCCGCTTTCTCGATGATTGCATGTTCACATGCTTGCATGTCCACTTGTAAAGCCGCCTTACCTCATCAGCCGCCTTGCCTTTTGACTCTATTTCCATTGCAGTTTTCCCTTCCGCCGCTGCATGACGAAAAACTGCACGATCAGCGATAATATGTGGACATGCGTTTAGCCCGTAGCTTTCTACGAGTTGTGTGGCCTCCTCATACATACGCGGAGCGGTCGGACTTCCCGCTGTAAAAACGACGAAGGCTGGTTTGCCACGCATTTTTATAAGACTGGCAGTAGTTTTGATCGCTGCCAGATCGAATGCACTCGGCCGACATGGAATTAACACTAAATCGGCGACTTCAACGGCAGCACTAGCCGCACTATCAGCGTGAGGCGGAGTATCAATCACGATGAACTCAGCGCCCTGACTCATTGCTTGTTCGATCTTAGCCGCGAGGCGTGGCGGAGCACTGTCAATCACAACCGGCGGAGCATCCTTACGCCATGCCGCCCATTGGCTCGCAGTTGCCTGTGGGTCCACATCAATCACCAATGCCGTGTGGCCAGTAGCCTCAGCAGCAGCAGCCAGATGCAAAGCCAGAGTGGTTTTTCCAGCTCCCCCCTTCTGACTGATAATCGCTATTGTTGGCATGTGAACGTCCTTACATGACCTCATGTTTGCATGCGGTCATACGCGATAACCTACTAGATCGGCAATAGAGAACGACAGAAAGCAACCCATATTCAACGGTCGATAAACTCACTTTTCCCTTTGCACAATGGCAGCAACAGTGTTCTTGCTGATCCCTAGATCACGGGCGATCCACCGATAACTCCGCTT contains these protein-coding regions:
- a CDS encoding ribbon-helix-helix domain-containing protein; amino-acid sequence: MSRKGSLLSLRDRDSAISSAVATSESKVTATDSKPVAPSRQGKKAMTGYFSPEMSFAMHMTARKHGMSLQDAMADAFNDWLRKMGESPVGK
- the parA gene encoding ParA family partition ATPase yields the protein MPTIAIISQKGGAGKTTLALHLAAAAEATGHTALVIDVDPQATASQWAAWRKDAPPVVIDSAPPRLAAKIEQAMSQGAEFIVIDTPPHADSAASAAVEVADLVLIPCRPSAFDLAAIKTTASLIKMRGKPAFVVFTAGSPTAPRMYEEATQLVESYGLNACPHIIADRAVFRHAAAEGKTAMEIESKGKAADEVRRLYKWTCKHVNMQSSRKRRASA